One window from the genome of Corvus moneduloides isolate bCorMon1 chromosome 9, bCorMon1.pri, whole genome shotgun sequence encodes:
- the GFI1 gene encoding zinc finger protein Gfi-1 isoform X2, with product MPRSFLVKSKKAHSYHQPRSADEDYSLRLGTVLAQICADSKIPEDTEMCRTALPDPEPSQGRFSLESHLTEAADGTSESSPSCEGSVCDRVSEFEDFWRPPSPSVSPASERSVCPSLDEAPPFSVPFKPYMWNSLGGSELRHLVQSYRPCPTLERTSALGLFCDRGSEPTLYGAECSSSLGLYGDFSSPGPGLFERPPAAAPGLYAETQPGLQQEKGPGGIKVESDLLCRPVLISTGSYKCVKCSKVFSTPHGLEVHVRRSHSGTRPFACDMCGKTFGHAVSLEQHKAVHSQVRSLTSARCVEKPLVRAPTSSPTVGSTQASSPLAVICVAKASNERWIYGDTGRHSTA from the exons ATGCCGAGGTCCTTCCTAGTGAAGAGCAAGAAAGCGCACAGCTACCACCAGCCTCGCTCTGCCGACGAGGACTATAGCCTGCGGCTGGGGACGGTGCTAGCCCAGATCTGTGCAG ACAGCAAGATCCCCGAGGACACGGAGATGTGCCGCACCGCCCTGCCCGATCCGGAGCCTTCCCAGGGGCGCTTTTCCCTGGAATCCCACCTTACCGAGGCTGCCGATGGCACCTCCGAGTCGTCACCCAGCTGCGAGGGCAGTGTCTGCGACAGAGTGTCCGAGTTCGAGGATTTCTGGAGACCTCCCTCGCCCTCTGTCTCGCCAG cCTCGGAGAGATCTGTGTGTCCATCCCTAGACGAAGCACCCCCTTTCTCAGTGCCCTTCAAACCATACATGTGGAACAGCCTGGGTGGCTCCGAGCTCAGGCATCTTGTGCAAAGCTACAGGCCCTGCCCAACGCTGGAGCGGACCTCAGCCCTGGGGCTCTTCTGCGACCGAGGCTCCGAGCCCACCCTCTATGGTGCCGAGTGTAGCTCTTCCCTGGGACTGTATGGTGACTTCAGCTCCCCGGGCCCGGGGCTGTTTGAGCGGCCGccggcagcagctcctggactCTATGCTGAaacacagcctgggctgcagcaggagaaagggCCAGGTGGCATCAAAGTGGAGTCGGACCTCTTGTGCCGCCCAGTGCTCATCAGTACTGGCTCTTACAAGTGTGTCAAGTGCAGCAAG GTCTTCTCCACACCCCATGGCCTTGAGGTACACGTGCGCCGCTCACATAGTGGCACGAGGCCCTTTGCCTGTGACATGTGTGGCAAGACCTTCGGCCACGCAgtcagcctggagcagcacaaGGCCGTGCACTCGCAG GTGAGAAGCCTCACAAGTGCCAGGTGTGTGGAAAAGCCTTTAGTCAGAGCTCCAACCTCATCACCCACAGTCGGAAGCACACAGGCTTCAAGCCCTTTGGCTGTGATCTGTGTGGCAAAGGCTTCCAACGAAAGGTGGATTTACGGAGACACCGGGAGACACAGCACGGCCTGA
- the GFI1 gene encoding zinc finger protein Gfi-1 isoform X1, with product MPRSFLVKSKKAHSYHQPRSADEDYSLRLGTVLAQICADSKIPEDTEMCRTALPDPEPSQGRFSLESHLTEAADGTSESSPSCEGSVCDRVSEFEDFWRPPSPSVSPASERSVCPSLDEAPPFSVPFKPYMWNSLGGSELRHLVQSYRPCPTLERTSALGLFCDRGSEPTLYGAECSSSLGLYGDFSSPGPGLFERPPAAAPGLYAETQPGLQQEKGPGGIKVESDLLCRPVLISTGSYKCVKCSKVFSTPHGLEVHVRRSHSGTRPFACDMCGKTFGHAVSLEQHKAVHSQERSFDCKICGKSFKRSSTLSTHLLIHSDTRPYPCQYCGKRFHQKSDMKKHTFIHTGEKPHKCQVCGKAFSQSSNLITHSRKHTGFKPFGCDLCGKGFQRKVDLRRHRETQHGLK from the exons ATGCCGAGGTCCTTCCTAGTGAAGAGCAAGAAAGCGCACAGCTACCACCAGCCTCGCTCTGCCGACGAGGACTATAGCCTGCGGCTGGGGACGGTGCTAGCCCAGATCTGTGCAG ACAGCAAGATCCCCGAGGACACGGAGATGTGCCGCACCGCCCTGCCCGATCCGGAGCCTTCCCAGGGGCGCTTTTCCCTGGAATCCCACCTTACCGAGGCTGCCGATGGCACCTCCGAGTCGTCACCCAGCTGCGAGGGCAGTGTCTGCGACAGAGTGTCCGAGTTCGAGGATTTCTGGAGACCTCCCTCGCCCTCTGTCTCGCCAG cCTCGGAGAGATCTGTGTGTCCATCCCTAGACGAAGCACCCCCTTTCTCAGTGCCCTTCAAACCATACATGTGGAACAGCCTGGGTGGCTCCGAGCTCAGGCATCTTGTGCAAAGCTACAGGCCCTGCCCAACGCTGGAGCGGACCTCAGCCCTGGGGCTCTTCTGCGACCGAGGCTCCGAGCCCACCCTCTATGGTGCCGAGTGTAGCTCTTCCCTGGGACTGTATGGTGACTTCAGCTCCCCGGGCCCGGGGCTGTTTGAGCGGCCGccggcagcagctcctggactCTATGCTGAaacacagcctgggctgcagcaggagaaagggCCAGGTGGCATCAAAGTGGAGTCGGACCTCTTGTGCCGCCCAGTGCTCATCAGTACTGGCTCTTACAAGTGTGTCAAGTGCAGCAAG GTCTTCTCCACACCCCATGGCCTTGAGGTACACGTGCGCCGCTCACATAGTGGCACGAGGCCCTTTGCCTGTGACATGTGTGGCAAGACCTTCGGCCACGCAgtcagcctggagcagcacaaGGCCGTGCACTCGCAG GAACGCAGCTTTGATTGTAAGATTTGTGGCAAGAGTTTTAAGAGATCTTCTACTCTGTCCACCCACCTGCTCATCCACTCAGACACCCGACCCTATCCGTGCCAGTACTGTGGGAAGCGGTTCCACCAGAAATCTGATATGAAGAAACACACCTTCATTCACACAG GTGAGAAGCCTCACAAGTGCCAGGTGTGTGGAAAAGCCTTTAGTCAGAGCTCCAACCTCATCACCCACAGTCGGAAGCACACAGGCTTCAAGCCCTTTGGCTGTGATCTGTGTGGCAAAGGCTTCCAACGAAAGGTGGATTTACGGAGACACCGGGAGACACAGCACGGCCTGAAATGA